A window of the Campylobacter massiliensis genome harbors these coding sequences:
- a CDS encoding MalY/PatB family protein, producing the protein MKYDFDAPVERGGTYSSKWKISGDELPMWVADMDFKVAPEILEALQKRLDNGVFGYSYVPWEWSEAICSWWSRRHDVKFDPNWLIFCTGVIPIISSAVRKFTSVGDKIVIQSPVYHVFYRSIENNGRIALTNELAYDGRGYDIDFADLEEKLADPLTTMFILCNPHNPVGKIWSEEKLAKIGELCYKHGVLVISDEIHCDITSPGKSYVPFIRASETCKNISITCVSPTKAFNIAGLQSSAAVVPNPKLRAKMAKAINDDEVGEGNAFSCIAAIAAFERGEAWLEQMREYVEQNRKIVSAFLQNELPQIRLVEQDATYLLWLDCREICDDASDFHKFLRQKAGLWLNDGNAYRGAEKCFLRLNIATQRSRVLEGLKRLKSGALAYAKSRE; encoded by the coding sequence ATGAAATACGATTTTGACGCGCCTGTAGAGCGAGGCGGGACGTATTCGTCAAAGTGGAAAATAAGCGGCGACGAGCTACCGATGTGGGTGGCGGATATGGATTTTAAGGTCGCGCCCGAAATTTTAGAAGCGCTGCAAAAGCGCCTAGACAACGGGGTTTTTGGCTACTCGTACGTGCCGTGGGAGTGGAGCGAGGCCATCTGCTCGTGGTGGAGCAGGCGCCACGACGTCAAATTTGACCCAAATTGGCTGATTTTTTGCACGGGCGTGATCCCGATCATCAGCTCCGCCGTGCGCAAATTTACGAGCGTGGGCGATAAAATCGTGATCCAAAGTCCTGTCTATCACGTATTTTACCGCAGTATCGAAAACAACGGCAGGATCGCGCTCACAAACGAGCTAGCATACGACGGGCGAGGCTACGATATAGACTTTGCAGACCTCGAAGAAAAGCTCGCCGACCCGCTAACGACGATGTTTATCCTTTGCAACCCGCACAATCCCGTCGGCAAAATTTGGAGCGAGGAAAAGCTAGCCAAAATCGGCGAACTATGCTATAAACACGGCGTTTTGGTGATCTCCGACGAGATTCATTGCGACATCACGAGCCCGGGCAAAAGCTACGTGCCGTTTATCCGCGCGAGCGAGACTTGCAAAAACATCTCGATCACCTGCGTTTCGCCGACCAAAGCCTTTAACATCGCCGGCCTTCAAAGCTCGGCCGCCGTAGTGCCAAATCCCAAACTGCGCGCCAAAATGGCAAAAGCTATCAACGACGACGAGGTGGGCGAGGGCAATGCGTTTTCTTGTATCGCGGCGATCGCGGCGTTTGAGCGGGGAGAAGCGTGGCTCGAGCAGATGCGCGAATACGTAGAGCAAAACCGCAAAATCGTGAGCGCGTTTTTACAAAACGAACTGCCGCAGATCAGGCTCGTGGAGCAGGACGCTACCTATCTACTCTGGCTTGATTGCCGCGAAATTTGCGACGACGCGAGCGATTTTCATAAATTCTTACGCCAAAAAGCGGGCCTTTGGCTAAACGACGGCAACGCGTATAGAGGCGCGGAAAAATGCTTCTTACGCCTCAATATCGCCACGCAAAGATCGCGCGTGCTAGAGGGGCTAAAACGCCTAAAATCAGGCGCTCTGGCCTACGCGAAAAGTAGGGAATAA
- a CDS encoding replication-associated recombination protein A: MQNFALKFRPTSLDEICGQRELVGVFKKFIENKKIPHSIFYGPAGCGKTSFARVIARSMEYDFYEFDGGNLKIEEFRKILKNHENALSKPLFFIDEIHRLSKTQQEALLIPMENYRAAIIGASTENPYFTLSSGIRSRSMLFEFKPLASEDFEKLLERVRGEVKFDISDDARAYLVKSSGGDARGLLNLLEFAVSLGEEITLENLKTLRANAVSEGVSEDDVHYGLASAFIKSLRGSDENAVMYYLARLIDAGESADFIARRMAIFASEDIGNANPNALNLAANALAAVSKIGFPEARIILAQCAMYLAHSPKSNSSYKAINAALAYVKNEPPLKIPPYLINTAPEAKDYLYPHSFGGWVEQKYLEKPLKFYESNGIGFEKTLDEWLVKIKSKV, encoded by the coding sequence TTGCAAAATTTCGCCTTGAAATTTCGTCCGACGAGTTTAGACGAGATCTGCGGACAGCGCGAGCTGGTGGGCGTTTTTAAAAAATTTATCGAAAATAAAAAAATCCCGCACAGTATATTTTACGGACCCGCAGGCTGTGGCAAGACGAGCTTTGCTCGCGTCATCGCGCGGTCGATGGAGTATGATTTTTATGAATTTGACGGCGGAAATCTCAAGATCGAGGAGTTTCGCAAAATCCTAAAAAACCACGAAAATGCGCTTTCTAAGCCGCTATTTTTCATCGACGAGATCCACCGCCTAAGCAAAACGCAGCAAGAAGCCCTGCTGATACCGATGGAAAACTACCGCGCCGCCATCATTGGAGCTAGCACCGAAAATCCATATTTCACGTTAAGCTCTGGCATCCGCAGCCGCTCGATGCTCTTTGAGTTTAAGCCGCTTGCGAGCGAGGATTTTGAAAAGCTGCTTGAGCGCGTGAGGGGCGAGGTTAAATTTGATATCTCAGACGATGCCAGAGCCTATCTCGTAAAAAGTAGCGGAGGAGATGCACGCGGGCTGCTAAATTTGCTCGAGTTTGCCGTGAGTCTGGGCGAAGAAATAACGTTAGAGAATTTAAAAACGCTGCGAGCTAACGCAGTTAGCGAAGGCGTTAGCGAGGACGACGTGCATTACGGGCTAGCAAGCGCATTTATAAAAAGCTTGCGCGGTAGCGATGAAAACGCCGTTATGTACTATCTGGCACGGCTTATCGACGCTGGCGAGAGTGCTGATTTTATCGCGCGAAGGATGGCGATATTTGCCAGCGAGGACATCGGTAACGCCAACCCTAACGCGTTAAATTTAGCCGCTAACGCACTTGCTGCCGTTAGCAAGATCGGCTTCCCAGAAGCGCGTATAATCCTCGCTCAGTGCGCGATGTATCTGGCTCACTCGCCAAAGTCAAACTCCAGCTACAAGGCCATAAATGCAGCGTTAGCCTACGTCAAAAACGAGCCGCCGCTAAAGATCCCGCCCTATCTCATAAACACCGCTCCTGAGGCCAAGGACTATCTGTATCCGCATAGCTTCGGCGGCTGGGTAGAGCAAAAATACCTCGAAAAGCCGCTTAAATTTTACGAGAGCAACGGCATCGGCTTTGAAAAAACGCTGGACGAGTGGCTGGTTAAGATAAAATCCAAAGTCTAA
- a CDS encoding YbaK/prolyl-tRNA synthetase associated domain-containing protein produces the protein MSEQIFEKLKELLSTQNADFRAVSHASAKTSAEVAVARGTELGQGAKALVCVVKGGGAKRYVLAVLPADYKADLQLIAQAFGGTRASLASPDEAMRLTDCVFGSVPPFSFHEELELIADPSLLARYAELAFNAGLLDRSIILNTKDYERIAQPKLVKFATTE, from the coding sequence ATGTCCGAGCAAATTTTCGAGAAACTAAAAGAGCTGCTAAGCACGCAAAATGCGGACTTTCGCGCGGTATCTCACGCTAGCGCTAAAACCTCGGCCGAGGTCGCCGTAGCGCGCGGCACAGAGCTAGGGCAGGGGGCTAAGGCGCTCGTTTGCGTCGTAAAAGGCGGCGGCGCCAAACGATATGTTTTGGCCGTGCTGCCGGCGGATTACAAGGCCGATTTGCAGCTCATCGCACAGGCGTTTGGCGGTACGAGAGCTAGCCTAGCGAGCCCTGACGAGGCTATGCGACTCACTGACTGCGTTTTTGGTAGCGTTCCGCCGTTTAGCTTTCACGAGGAGCTAGAGCTGATCGCTGATCCCAGCCTGCTTGCGCGCTATGCCGAGCTCGCCTTTAATGCAGGCTTGTTAGATCGCTCTATCATTTTAAACACAAAGGACTACGAGCGCATCGCACAGCCGAAGCTAGTCAAATTTGCAACGACGGAGTGA
- the ung gene encoding uracil-DNA glycosylase, which translates to MQIDKIQIEAGWKEVLKEEFLSENFARVKENFLRAKAAGEVYPPNALIFNAFNLTPFNAVKVVILGQDPYHGAGQAMGLSFSVPRGVKIPPSLANIYKEIHDDLGIAEPNSGDLSYWAKQGVLLLNATLTVSAGQANSHSGFGWQEFTDAAIRKLSERAQNVVFMLWGNPAKAKIPLIDANKHLVLTAAHPSPLARGAFFGCRHFSKANLYLAEHGKAPIDWDLNNAV; encoded by the coding sequence ATGCAAATCGATAAAATCCAAATCGAAGCAGGCTGGAAAGAGGTGCTAAAGGAGGAGTTTTTGAGCGAAAATTTCGCCCGCGTGAAGGAAAATTTCCTGCGAGCAAAGGCTGCTGGCGAGGTCTATCCGCCAAATGCGCTGATATTTAACGCCTTTAATCTCACGCCGTTTAACGCCGTCAAAGTCGTGATCCTAGGTCAAGACCCATATCACGGCGCGGGGCAGGCGATGGGGCTAAGCTTCTCCGTACCGCGCGGCGTCAAGATCCCGCCGAGCCTCGCCAATATCTATAAGGAAATCCACGACGATCTAGGTATCGCGGAGCCAAACTCGGGCGATCTGAGCTACTGGGCGAAGCAGGGCGTGCTACTGCTAAACGCGACGCTAACCGTTAGCGCTGGGCAGGCTAACTCGCACTCTGGTTTTGGCTGGCAGGAGTTTACGGATGCTGCGATTAGGAAGCTTAGCGAACGCGCCCAGAACGTCGTTTTCATGCTCTGGGGCAACCCAGCTAAGGCCAAAATCCCTCTCATCGACGCTAACAAACACCTTGTACTAACGGCGGCTCATCCAAGTCCGTTAGCGCGCGGCGCGTTTTTTGGTTGCAGGCACTTTTCAAAGGCGAATTTGTATCTCGCCGAACACGGCAAAGCGCCGATAGATTGGGATTTAAATAACGCGGTTTAG
- a CDS encoding tetratricopeptide repeat protein, whose product MKKTVITLCAFAITAAFGLSNEDYDKFIALDDSGKYKEALAFIKPRADSGDARAVALVGYLYEVRMSNIGEGVKWYKKAMGLNDSLAHSNMARIYYRMTDYKLAAQTFEKASKLGDTGADAMLGNMYLNGIHFKKDYKKALIYIQKAVADDDPHALTDLAICYENSYGVARDMDKAIEFYKRGAAGGNEYAKRALERLQ is encoded by the coding sequence ATGAAAAAGACGGTAATAACATTATGCGCATTTGCGATCACTGCGGCGTTTGGGCTCTCTAACGAGGATTACGATAAATTTATAGCGCTAGACGATAGCGGAAAATATAAAGAAGCACTGGCCTTTATCAAACCTAGAGCCGATAGCGGCGACGCCAGAGCGGTCGCGCTCGTGGGTTACCTATACGAGGTAAGGATGTCTAATATCGGTGAAGGCGTAAAATGGTACAAAAAAGCCATGGGACTAAATGATTCGCTCGCCCACTCCAATATGGCGCGGATCTACTACCGCATGACGGATTATAAGCTAGCCGCACAGACCTTTGAAAAGGCAAGCAAACTAGGCGACACTGGCGCGGACGCAATGCTAGGAAATATGTATCTAAACGGGATACATTTTAAAAAAGACTATAAAAAAGCGCTCATCTACATCCAAAAAGCCGTTGCCGACGACGACCCGCACGCTCTAACCGATCTAGCTATATGCTACGAGAACAGCTACGGCGTCGCAAGGGATATGGATAAAGCCATAGAGTTCTACAAGCGCGGAGCAGCGGGCGGTAACGAATACGCCAAAAGAGCGCTAGAGAGGTTGCAGTAG
- a CDS encoding TonB-dependent receptor domain-containing protein, translating to MGKFSIIAATVLLSAASALAQTGGVDSKFKRADSNATGSVKLDMVSVTANRSETDVAKYAGQVSVLNQNDLVKSPSVIDAIGSVPGVMLGNDHGRQVGQYYNIRGFGYQSEARVIIEQDGIKRSPSLFSNQISTFRVDNDLLQRVEVVKGASSVLHGSGAVGGIVSMRTKDVSDFINPGSDYGVTIGHRQESNHMNSNRAAVAAKPMENFGILLYGKHVDFGKIKMARDGKRSGVKYAENDERVNTVFAKTEWAITDEHALEASVFNYHENFISGWQSLYWSEAGAIPTVGRLKQRDYSVIYKYTPLNNRWINFSAQYYNAKALNHRVRTGFSRGNPVNVDYKNKDDRWGVRLKNESLFDTGVLEHRLVTGIDYEHRKEDAIFWYNGELSDFGSFPNFYKDLGIYAQDVFSVGRFEFTLGGRFDKFKRGVKKGDRSSYSESRFSPKLGLAYEVFDGVNLLAGYAETFRGPTPNETSSAGPLNPHYWYIPNPDLKPEIAKEYEVGFSIDKQGLLADDELYFKATYYDGNIKDMINLKARPDKGNPPFDAEAPGRRYGMYENVDNAKRRGIEIESKYAINNLTFSLGYDHTKIYDKATKKILTVYADKLTLGAMYRYEPWGLSLGGDMTHWFRPNNDEKYYVVRGQKYENVDETFTIVNFKGRWEPKNFDSHLLNKGLKISFGINNIFNKEYIFANGLKDTSRVGKGRNFYVDFEKTF from the coding sequence ATGGGTAAATTTAGCATCATTGCGGCTACGGTTTTGTTAAGCGCAGCCTCGGCTCTCGCGCAGACTGGAGGAGTGGATAGCAAATTTAAGCGAGCCGATAGCAATGCAACCGGATCTGTAAAGCTAGATATGGTTTCCGTCACGGCAAACAGGAGTGAAACAGACGTCGCTAAATACGCGGGCCAAGTCAGCGTCCTAAATCAAAACGACCTAGTTAAATCGCCGTCCGTTATCGACGCTATCGGCTCGGTGCCTGGAGTGATGCTCGGTAACGACCACGGTAGACAAGTCGGCCAATACTACAACATCCGCGGCTTTGGTTATCAAAGCGAAGCGCGCGTCATCATCGAACAAGACGGCATAAAGCGCTCGCCTTCGCTTTTTTCTAATCAAATTTCAACCTTTCGCGTGGATAACGACTTGCTACAACGCGTCGAGGTCGTAAAGGGCGCTAGCTCCGTGCTACACGGTAGCGGCGCGGTCGGCGGTATCGTTAGTATGAGAACAAAAGACGTGAGCGACTTTATAAACCCGGGCAGCGACTACGGCGTCACGATCGGCCACCGCCAGGAAAGTAATCACATGAACTCGAATCGAGCCGCCGTCGCAGCTAAGCCGATGGAAAATTTCGGCATTTTACTATACGGCAAGCATGTGGATTTCGGCAAGATAAAGATGGCTAGAGACGGCAAGCGATCTGGCGTAAAATACGCGGAAAACGACGAACGCGTAAACACCGTCTTTGCTAAAACAGAGTGGGCTATAACCGACGAGCATGCCTTGGAGGCTAGCGTATTTAACTATCACGAAAATTTTATTAGCGGTTGGCAGTCTCTTTACTGGAGCGAGGCGGGTGCCATACCTACCGTGGGACGACTAAAACAGCGAGACTATAGCGTGATATACAAGTATACTCCGCTTAATAATAGATGGATAAATTTCTCCGCTCAGTACTACAACGCCAAAGCTCTAAATCATAGGGTTAGAACGGGCTTTAGCAGGGGCAATCCCGTCAATGTCGACTACAAAAATAAAGACGACAGGTGGGGCGTCAGGCTCAAAAACGAAAGCCTCTTTGACACCGGCGTGCTAGAGCACAGGCTAGTCACCGGTATTGACTACGAGCATAGAAAAGAGGACGCGATATTTTGGTACAACGGCGAGCTTAGCGACTTCGGTTCGTTTCCGAATTTTTATAAAGACCTCGGTATATACGCGCAAGACGTATTTAGCGTAGGTAGATTCGAGTTTACCCTGGGCGGTAGATTCGATAAATTTAAACGCGGAGTCAAAAAAGGCGATCGCAGCTCATACTCCGAGTCTAGATTTTCTCCAAAACTCGGCCTTGCGTACGAGGTCTTTGATGGCGTAAATTTACTCGCAGGTTATGCAGAGACCTTTAGGGGACCTACTCCAAACGAAACGTCATCGGCCGGCCCGCTAAATCCGCACTACTGGTACATACCAAACCCCGACCTAAAACCTGAAATCGCAAAAGAGTACGAAGTAGGCTTTTCTATCGACAAACAGGGGCTTTTAGCCGATGACGAGCTATATTTTAAGGCTACCTACTACGACGGCAATATCAAAGATATGATAAATTTAAAAGCAAGACCGGACAAAGGCAATCCGCCGTTTGACGCCGAAGCGCCGGGCAGACGCTACGGTATGTACGAAAACGTCGATAACGCAAAACGCCGCGGCATCGAGATCGAGTCCAAATATGCGATAAACAACCTTACATTTTCGCTTGGATACGACCACACGAAAATTTACGACAAAGCGACCAAAAAGATACTCACCGTCTATGCCGACAAGCTAACTTTAGGCGCAATGTATAGATACGAGCCGTGGGGACTGAGCCTCGGCGGCGATATGACGCACTGGTTTAGGCCTAACAACGACGAGAAATACTACGTCGTGCGCGGCCAAAAATACGAAAACGTAGATGAAACCTTTACTATCGTAAATTTTAAAGGCCGATGGGAACCGAAAAATTTCGACAGCCATCTGCTAAACAAGGGGCTAAAAATCAGCTTCGGCATCAACAATATCTTTAACAAAGAGTACATTTTCGCTAACGGCTTAAAAGATACTTCAAGGGTGGGCAAAGGCAGAAACTTCTACGTAGATTTTGAAAAGACGTTTTAA
- a CDS encoding alanine/glycine:cation symporter family protein, translating to MLTDLVSSINSFLWGPYFLIALLCGTGLYFTIRLRFVQIFKFKMGLNRLFGNFSLHGEAAGKSGMSSFQAVATAVAAQVGTGNLVGATTALIMGGPGAIFWMWCAAFLGMATNFAEICLAQIYRTKDDSGHMIGGPAFYISRGLKSRYAKVLAAFFALAIILALGFMGNMVQANSISDGFKGAFGIPQWASGLFLAAICAMIFIGGVKAIARVAEKIVPIMAILYVAVGLVIICFNLDKIPGVIALIFEAAFNPSAAWGGATGATIATAMRYGIARGLFSNEAGMGSTPHAHAAANVKHPVDQAVLGIMSVFVDTFIVLNITVFVVLSADVIHFENGKAVLTGISLVQEAFSTHVLGHAGGYGFVAICLFFFAFTTILGWYYFAEINVRYLFGAKFVRILQIFVVGFVFAGSLLKINFVWELADMFNGLMVLPNLIAIIALSPVVVKLLKDHDKGKEYDPKNYI from the coding sequence ATGCTCACCGACCTCGTAAGCTCTATAAATTCATTCCTTTGGGGGCCGTATTTCCTCATCGCGCTACTTTGCGGTACGGGGCTTTACTTTACGATTAGGCTTCGTTTCGTGCAGATTTTTAAGTTTAAAATGGGACTTAATAGGCTTTTCGGTAACTTCTCCCTGCACGGCGAAGCGGCGGGAAAATCGGGCATGAGTTCGTTTCAGGCAGTCGCTACGGCTGTTGCGGCGCAGGTGGGCACGGGCAACCTCGTGGGTGCCACAACCGCGCTCATCATGGGCGGACCGGGCGCGATATTTTGGATGTGGTGCGCGGCGTTTTTGGGTATGGCGACGAATTTTGCGGAGATCTGCCTCGCGCAAATTTACCGCACCAAAGACGACAGCGGCCATATGATCGGCGGGCCGGCGTTTTATATCAGTCGCGGGCTAAAGAGCCGCTACGCCAAAGTTTTGGCGGCTTTTTTTGCGCTGGCGATCATTTTGGCGCTCGGATTTATGGGAAACATGGTTCAAGCCAACTCGATCTCGGACGGCTTTAAGGGCGCGTTTGGCATACCGCAGTGGGCGAGCGGACTATTTTTGGCGGCGATTTGCGCTATGATCTTTATCGGCGGCGTCAAAGCCATTGCCAGAGTCGCCGAAAAGATTGTGCCTATCATGGCGATCCTCTACGTCGCGGTCGGACTTGTGATCATTTGCTTTAATCTTGATAAAATTCCCGGCGTCATAGCGCTTATATTTGAAGCCGCGTTTAATCCGTCCGCAGCTTGGGGCGGCGCGACCGGAGCCACGATAGCTACGGCGATGAGATACGGTATCGCGCGCGGACTGTTTTCAAACGAAGCGGGCATGGGCTCAACCCCTCACGCGCACGCCGCGGCTAACGTCAAACACCCGGTAGATCAGGCGGTGCTCGGCATCATGAGCGTGTTCGTCGATACATTTATCGTCCTAAATATCACCGTTTTCGTCGTGCTTAGCGCCGACGTGATACATTTTGAAAACGGCAAAGCCGTGCTAACTGGCATCTCGCTCGTACAAGAGGCCTTTTCGACGCATGTTTTGGGGCACGCTGGCGGCTATGGATTCGTGGCGATTTGCTTGTTTTTCTTTGCGTTTACGACGATTTTGGGCTGGTACTATTTCGCAGAGATCAACGTGCGTTACCTTTTTGGAGCCAAATTCGTGCGAATTTTGCAGATATTTGTCGTCGGATTCGTCTTTGCTGGCAGCTTGCTAAAGATAAATTTCGTCTGGGAGCTAGCCGATATGTTTAACGGCCTCATGGTGCTTCCAAACCTGATCGCCATCATCGCGCTTAGTCCCGTCGTGGTTAAGCTTTTAAAGGATCACGACAAAGGCAAAGAATACGATCCAAAAAATTACATTTAG
- a CDS encoding HP0495 family protein has product MATTCDLNKEPEIIYPNFWEYKIIVLENESAEAIAQGVVGERQHKITPSKSSKESKYKSYNLSVLVNSNEERLEIFSALRRVCKYVL; this is encoded by the coding sequence GTGGCGACTACGTGCGATCTAAATAAAGAACCAGAAATCATCTATCCAAATTTTTGGGAATACAAAATCATCGTGCTTGAGAATGAAAGCGCCGAAGCTATTGCGCAGGGCGTCGTAGGCGAGAGACAACACAAGATAACGCCGTCAAAATCGAGCAAAGAGAGCAAATACAAAAGCTACAATCTAAGCGTTTTGGTTAATTCTAACGAGGAGCGATTAGAGATATTTTCCGCGCTAAGACGCGTTTGCAAATACGTACTATAA
- the moaC gene encoding cyclic pyranopterin monophosphate synthase MoaC, whose translation MLTHIDENNRPKMVDVSDKGVTTRIAVASGIIKMSREAFDAIKNNTGKKGPVLQTAVVGAIMGAKKTSELIPMCHPLLISGINCDIEELADICAYKLTVSVKIDGKTGVEMEALTGVSVGLLTIYDMIKAIDKTMQITDIALESKSGGKSGDYVRSK comes from the coding sequence ATGCTAACTCACATAGACGAAAACAACCGCCCTAAAATGGTCGACGTAAGCGACAAGGGCGTAACTACGCGCATAGCCGTAGCAAGCGGCATTATAAAAATGTCGCGCGAAGCCTTTGACGCGATCAAAAACAACACTGGCAAAAAAGGCCCAGTCCTGCAAACCGCCGTCGTAGGCGCGATAATGGGAGCGAAAAAGACGAGCGAACTCATCCCGATGTGCCACCCGCTGCTAATCAGCGGCATAAACTGCGATATCGAAGAGCTAGCTGATATCTGCGCCTACAAGCTAACCGTTAGCGTCAAGATAGACGGCAAAACCGGCGTCGAGATGGAGGCGCTAACAGGCGTTAGCGTCGGTCTCCTAACGATCTACGATATGATAAAAGCGATAGATAAAACCATGCAGATAACAGATATCGCGCTAGAAAGTAAGAGCGGAGGCAAAAGTGGCGACTACGTGCGATCTAAATAA
- a CDS encoding DUF4299 family protein: protein MSITFFVKNKKKFLVGLAPVMSVEEALRIVPNLSQFNADEDDEEFDAEGFYGAKLDELDCLVAGTDGLSGRGFEIGCEDEAYNVRIGTPSTRTDWKIALEYLKNLAIKMDGEIVSKDGKKFSAQNIEGFDYEPDIRAGLEAIEQNLQKEAQISTIYGTRNEVSLDQKIIARILGAKDPAGEFSKFVTDIQNLDAYFANQMFYRRNDNGEIIGQYVLSQGVVTALPYEPSVEYKNLQMLGDEKVARWSVAIFGGEGDDDEKYEILATLKYENFIQNLPKDKYEFIDAKNIVVSAFSKAEFDALIAKCGEDGLAD, encoded by the coding sequence ATGAGCATCACGTTTTTCGTCAAAAATAAAAAGAAATTTCTAGTCGGCCTTGCGCCCGTGATGAGCGTAGAGGAGGCGCTGCGAATAGTGCCCAATTTATCGCAGTTTAACGCGGACGAGGATGACGAGGAGTTTGACGCCGAGGGCTTTTACGGCGCGAAGCTCGACGAGCTTGACTGCCTCGTTGCCGGCACGGACGGACTTAGCGGGCGCGGCTTTGAGATCGGCTGCGAGGACGAGGCCTATAACGTCCGCATCGGCACGCCAAGCACCCGCACGGACTGGAAAATCGCTCTAGAGTACCTAAAAAACCTAGCCATAAAAATGGACGGCGAAATCGTGAGCAAGGACGGCAAGAAATTTAGCGCGCAAAATATCGAGGGCTTTGACTATGAGCCCGATATACGCGCGGGACTAGAGGCGATAGAGCAAAATTTGCAAAAAGAGGCGCAAATCAGCACGATTTACGGCACGCGAAACGAAGTGTCGCTTGATCAAAAGATCATAGCTCGCATCCTCGGCGCGAAGGATCCCGCGGGCGAATTTAGCAAATTCGTAACCGATATCCAAAACCTGGACGCGTATTTTGCAAATCAGATGTTTTATCGCAGGAACGATAACGGCGAGATCATCGGGCAGTATGTCCTGTCGCAAGGCGTCGTTACCGCGCTACCGTATGAGCCTAGCGTGGAGTATAAAAATTTACAAATGCTAGGCGATGAGAAAGTTGCGCGCTGGTCTGTCGCGATATTTGGCGGAGAGGGCGACGACGACGAAAAATACGAGATCCTAGCGACGCTGAAATATGAAAATTTCATCCAAAATTTGCCAAAAGATAAATACGAATTTATCGACGCTAAAAATATCGTCGTAAGCGCGTTTAGCAAAGCAGAATTTGACGCGCTCATCGCAAAATGCGGCGAAGATGGGCTGGCGGACTGA
- a CDS encoding pyridoxamine 5'-phosphate oxidase family protein — MRRKDRELSAQEGLAIIDACEYGTISCIGEAGEIFSVPISVVREGESVFLHGAPAGSKARLLKDGKSVTLVCVSYAQVPVLTDEQLYAIKDDGKALGAKVFTTEYKSAVAVTKAYAVTDEAARLHALRLLSEKYTPKYMRTFGVAAAHGLKAMNIYELKIANITAKAKIIRD, encoded by the coding sequence ATGAGACGAAAAGATAGAGAACTAAGCGCTCAGGAGGGGCTTGCGATCATCGATGCGTGCGAATACGGCACGATCTCTTGCATTGGTGAGGCGGGTGAGATCTTTAGCGTGCCGATTTCGGTCGTGCGCGAGGGAGAGAGCGTATTTTTGCACGGCGCTCCTGCGGGTTCTAAGGCAAGACTGCTAAAGGACGGCAAGAGCGTGACGCTAGTTTGCGTGAGCTACGCGCAAGTGCCGGTTTTGACGGATGAGCAGCTATACGCGATCAAGGACGACGGCAAGGCGCTTGGCGCGAAAGTCTTTACGACCGAATACAAATCCGCCGTCGCCGTAACCAAGGCCTACGCCGTGACGGACGAGGCGGCGAGGCTGCATGCGCTACGGCTACTTAGCGAAAAATACACGCCAAAGTATATGCGAACCTTTGGCGTCGCGGCGGCTCACGGGCTAAAGGCGATGAATATCTACGAGCTAAAGATCGCGAACATAACGGCAAAGGCGAAGATTATTCGGGATTAA